The DNA region CCCTCCAAACCTTCAGGCTCCCAGTTTTCGGTAGAGGGTCCCGGCGTATAGGTTCCTGGTGTTAAGCGAAGAACTCGATTATATTGACTTTTGTTTACCTGTCTGGCTTAACGTGGATGTCGAGATTGTGACTCAAGAATCGAATTCGTTCTCCTTCAACGTCTTTGGGAGGAATCAGCGGGTTGCAAAGGACGAACAGCAAAGGTAACACAAATGGAATGGCTTCTTATCATCCTGCGAAAATTAAAACAGGCTTTCTCACAGATATCTTAAACCTCGGTGTATCTCTCTTTGCTCCTGAGCCTCGACCCGCAACCTGCAATCAACTCGATCGACTTCCCACGGCACCGCTTGATAAACAGCATCACACTCAACGCCGCAACAGTCAGAGTCACGGCAGTCCAGAATAGCAAGACCCCCAGATGATCCGAGACGTAGTTCAGGAACTGTCCATCCGATCCGTGCCACGACCGCCCGGCCGCGTGGCCAAACACCTTCCTCGCGTATCCCTCATCCAGCAGTGCCAGGCCGCTGTGTGCCGTGCTGTACATCCACGCGTAGTGCCGGAAGGCGTGCGTCACCATGATCGGCCCCGTGGACCAGAAGACTCGGAGGTATGGGAGCAGGATCCGTTTCGAGGTCgggccgccgcggcgttTGGCTTCTTGCAGAGCCCACTCGAGGAAGGGCGACTGCCGTTGCGCCATGAAGAAGTGGTTGCTCACACCGAGATTCCCGGAGGTCGCAGCAAAGATGGCCTGGaggccttggccttgaagACATGCCATCTCTTTCGTCGACCGCGGAAACACGTCGAGGTCTGCGTACATGCCCCCCTC from Colletotrichum higginsianum IMI 349063 chromosome 4, whole genome shotgun sequence includes:
- a CDS encoding Mipc synthase, yielding MIALPGKVILRISAVVAVTLMVALVVHQLSYTNDFTLPNQSIDVISLCDDSKRKWGDLGEPIQSSIPQEPIPKIVHQIWKNSDVSTYPVQASRETWEKTLTPLNYTVKLWTDDDVLNLIKANYTWLLSTYEGYSQNIQRADVARLIVVHAEGGMYADLDVFPRSTKEMACLQGQGLQAIFAATSGNLGVSNHFFMAQRQSPFLEWALQEAKRRGGPTSKRILLPYLRVFWSTGPIMVTHAFRHYAWMYSTAHSGLALLDEGYARKVFGHAAGRSWHGSDGQFLNYVSDHLGVLLFWTAVTLTVAALSVMLFIKRCRGKSIELIAGCGSRLRSKERYTEV